The Clostridia bacterium genome contains a region encoding:
- the spoIIAB gene encoding anti-sigma F factor yields the protein MSEIVNSMRLEFLSRKENLGLARVAVASFASQLDFTLNDLEEIKVAVSEAVTNAIVHGYENQAAGLVRIACNLYPDALEIIVNDEGKGMAEVAAALEPGRAAEGDHVGLGFIFMRSFMNEVQVDSAPGRGTTVRLVRRLGQPLQACARQN from the coding sequence ATGAGTGAGATTGTCAACAGCATGCGGCTTGAGTTTTTGAGCCGCAAGGAGAACCTGGGCCTGGCCAGGGTGGCGGTGGCCTCTTTCGCCTCGCAACTGGACTTCACCCTCAACGACCTGGAAGAGATAAAGGTGGCCGTATCCGAGGCCGTGACCAACGCCATCGTACACGGATACGAGAACCAGGCGGCGGGTCTGGTCCGCATTGCCTGTAACCTTTATCCCGACGCGCTGGAGATCATCGTAAACGACGAGGGCAAAGGCATGGCCGAGGTGGCCGCCGCCCTGGAGCCCGGCCGGGCTGCGGAAGGCGACCACGTGGGCCTGGGCTTCATCTTCATGCGTTCCTTTATGAACGAGGTGCAGGTGGATTCCGCGCCCGGCCGGGGGACTACGGTGAGACTGGTGAGGCGTCTCGGCCAACCCCTCCAGGCCTGCGCCCGCCAGAACTAG